A single Rhopalosiphum padi isolate XX-2018 chromosome 4, ASM2088224v1, whole genome shotgun sequence DNA region contains:
- the LOC132929120 gene encoding LOW QUALITY PROTEIN: putative leucine-rich repeat-containing protein DDB_G0290503 (The sequence of the model RefSeq protein was modified relative to this genomic sequence to represent the inferred CDS: deleted 2 bases in 2 codons), with the protein MDNFESTFLRWICLFDEFKDNEYSNIKNLVSSTSFKQFVDNVFCLKCSSTLSTENTQVYNTIKVNYCEFEVQKYEELYNEENSIYTCVVVLLHALLKCTNDKYRNQLSERMNNEEQELLANFLKATQSLLFTKQNISEALMLISDSKHTSINVSEICSNNNTPIRSKSMRRSYLQEFCESPKSQCLINQEKEKYITKLTEDYKNECEENYKLAENVKYLKDLNTKLSNKLEDKDKILQLLKDEIKEYSKPNQSPENKTDNSLIIKKLNRDKIDLEMNCNELKQQITELDKKHKELNGKFETKTSDYNNLILMFDNIESENMMLKNNLKLFEETIQAKDTEITSLKDELCNKSITNNPTNICGQESNSMPSNTLFNELSCLKLEEITHDKEKYRHKYKSIKKELSNTEIHVEELNEKIIILEKKLNDNETHKDELIDQFSNKVKELQECQKKKNNLESKIKHLKDTIKDNENHIESLCSKLNKREKQIETLSGEIDSVKKSKTMIELILSKTNTEIEAIHEEHDEKIKNLQSVIEEYKNSEKLSHQNYIDLENNMKNIEDNLANKEHIIIFYEEKMAENYHIMGTQEEQLKTMYQEKLLLESHLKNLKIEIETQQKKFSDKNHEMENCLEYYLDELKDVKNEKTKIEEILLCKKNEIEQQLDLINYQKYVIKTLESEQCSQQLIINDLNEVLQQKSSENKDLSAKVQESTLNLNKLNEQLNVALADNNTLETNLKENELQMKTLKEEFQCQINDMKNELENQNNQCIIKIEKLQDTLEKKQNDFNDQLIICNKLTETISQLQVEKYDLEEKLKSIGQDLNQKQIQFEQTIEENNKLKQTVDYTENQCVDLQHKLKELENILLKKEEDIKLLKVDISDYSDSKENLQKEIIEVQQVLNNKNIELENKIQLYNEQRETIVKLNYEKECLSDKIKNLEDSLSHNEYKFNLSEGKLYDCSNTIDNLEKKINEMKNEKSFLELELNETITKLSNANQDLALQLEINETNLLETREKLILEQNELKKQMEKSNEQLKTISILNVEKDKLEEETNKLQKSLNLNDDTLKSLQEKVLICEKQYEELQTLNTNLVSELSENQLKLINLHQESKQQLEDMNSKYIEVQEKLILEQNELKKQMEKSNEQLKTISILNVEKDKLEEETNKLQKSLNINDDTLKSLQEKVLICEKQYEELQTLNTNLVSELSENQLKLINLHQESKQQLEDMNSKYIEVQEKLILEQNELKKQMEKSNEQLKTISILNVEKDKLEEETNKLQKSLNLNDDTLKSLQEKVLICEKQYEELQTSNTNLVSELSENQLKLINLHQESKQQLEDMNIKYIEVQEKCNKKQIELDEYITKYNCLMKTITNLTTERDDLINKTDVLENTLLNKDIDITANQEKLLKYEEMNNRIITEKTVMEVDLTQRLEEMDTKLADLQEELRIVHLSLKTQKEENDQHLKTIFVLTSDKDNLINETKTLKDCLLEKEKNLTLNDTKLIGFETQLNELQSQKSYLEAELNVTKEQLDNIQQKLIVTNKNLQEVEKQHNNLQEELDIQNKCSIEQLEKINSLTSEKNNFINETNKLKENLAQNEIDLELTQNKLQDYDKQNNEIESRNTLLLTELNQLKCQLNNLRQESTEEIDKINKKNLEAQEQFSHKQSEMNEQIKLKNDLIKDIYQKINYLKNMKVELESILRKEKQNFETYLNYSFNHIKNNPKVDNHHDSLIEVITSADTFIEQNGIQLTQVENCDEYSIIEKVKKIFEALKMFIISLKSQGNDQAIDYTKNESNETYTELLALTKTQQATIKELEAGITTLKSECNYKMTKVQQKTQEYVTSEYEKKFERKREQMKQFCKDLEAKIHQDYEFKLSKYKDKITKDEIHIKELGRQLWEVSDKYLRLQQKDRRESTISLPPFEMSMISETTTTLPKYNSFTLPKSNSVGQIKSLVEESTRPYDNTKRNVPAGIGKKFSLSSGKIFPKEEDEEGEMFNHSCLSDLKQGKVRLSDNKKQHNERLSELQARNSLCPPHLRSCYAAETNFLPNTSLVTEEDIKTTANFSDYETENLIPNDRTKKKDRNQTSYKKPGPPTPSKNGGRVSLTSNQKNTLKESKETNTNKRRASSTPNKLFSLFMSKKN; encoded by the exons ATGGACAATTTCGAATCTACTTTTCTTCGTTGG ataTGTTTGTTTGACGAATTTAAAGACAATGAAtactcaaatataaaaaatcttgTATCGAGTACATCGTTTAAACAATTTGTTGATAATGT attttgtttaaaatgttcttCAACTTTGAGCACAGAAAATACACAAgtttataacactataaaag tgAACTATTGTGAGTTTGAAGTCCAAAAGTATGAAGAATTATACAATGAAGAAAATTCAATTTACACTTGTGTCGTGGTTTTACTACATGCATTATTAAAATGCACAAATGACAAATACAGAAATCAGTTGAGTGAAAGAATGAATAATGAAGAGCAAGAATTACTAGCAAATTTCTTAAAAGCTACACAATCCTTATTGTTcaccaaacaaaatatttctgaAGCACTTATGTTAATAAGTGATTCTAAGCATACTTCTATTAATGTTTCAG aaatatgTTCAAATAACAACACACCAATCAGATCAAAATCAATGCGCCGAAGCTATTTACAAGAATTTTGTGAG tcACCAAAATCACAATGTTTAATAAATCAagagaaagaaaaatatattaccaaacTTACtgaagattataaaaatgaatgtgaAGAAAACTATAAGTTGGctgaaaatgtcaagtatctaAAAGATCTTAATACTAAACTAA gtaataaattagaagataaagataaaatattacaactactGAAAGATGAGATCAAAGAATATTCCAAACCAAACCAGTCTCCAGAAAATAAAAcagataattcattaattataaaaaaattaaatagagacAAAATAGATTTGGAGATGAATTGTAATGAATTAAAGCAACAAATAACAGAACTTGATAAAAAACATAAAGAGCTTAATGGAaaa tttgaaacaaaaacttcagattataataatcttattttaatgtttgataatattgaaagtgaaaatatgatgttaaaaaacaatttaaaattatttgaagaaaCCATACAAGCAAAAGACACCGAAATAAct tctttaaaagatgaattatgtaataaatcaaTTACAAATAATCCAACAAATATATGTGGTCAGGAATCCAATTCTATGCcttcaaatacattatttaatgaattgagTTGTCTAAAATTAGAAGAAATAACACATGATAAAGAAAAATACAGACATAAgtacaaatcaataaaaaaagaattatcaAAT ACTGAAATACATGTTGAAGAATTGAATGAgaagataattatattagaaaaaaagttGAATGATAATGAAACTCACAAGGATGAACTGATAGACCAATTCTCAAACAAAGTAAAAGAACTTCAAGAatgtcaaaagaaaaaaaataatttagaatcaaaAATTAAGCATCTTAAAGATACTATTAAAGACAATGAAAATCATATTGAATCCCTGTGCTCTAAGTTAAATAAAAGAGAAAAACAGATAGAAACTTTGTCTGGTGAAATAGATtctgttaaaaaatcaaaaactatgattgaattaattttaagcaaAACTAATACAGAAATTGAAGCAATACACGAAGAacatgatgaaaaaataaaaaatttacaatcagTTAtagaagaatataaaaattcagaaaaattatctCATCAAAACTATATTgacttagaaaataatatgaaaaatattgaagatAACTTAGCAAATAAAgaacatattatcattttttatgaaGAAAAAATGGCTGAAAATTACCATATTATGGGTACTCAAGAAGAACAATTGAAAACTATGTATCAAGAAAAGCTATTATTAGaatctcatttaaaaaatttaaaaatagaaatcgaaacacaacaaaaaaaattcagtgACAAAAATCATGAGATGGAAAACTGTTTAGAATATTATCTTGATGAGTTGAAAGatgtcaaaaatgaaaaaacaaaaattgaagaaattttactttgtaaaaaaaatgaaatagaacAACAACTAGACCTTATCAACtatcaaaaatatgtaattaaaacattagaATCAGAACAATGTAGTCAACAGCTCATCATAAATGATCTTAATGAAGTTTTGCAACAAAAATCTTCtgaaaataaagatttaagTGCGAAAGTACAGGAatctacattaaatttaaataaattaaatgaacaacttAATGTAGCTCTGGCTGATAATAATACTTTAGAAACAAATTTGAAAGAAAATGAATTGCAAATGAAAACTTTAAAAGAAGAATTTCAGTGTCAAATTAATGATATGAAAAATGAATTAGAAAATCAAAACaatcaatgtataataaaaattgagaaATTACAAGATACTCTAGAAAAAAAACAGAATGATTTTAATGATCaacttattatatgtaataaactaactGAAACCATTTCTCAGTTACAAGTAGAAAAATACGACTTAGAGGAAAAATTAAAGTCAATTGGTCAAGATTTAAATCAAAAGCAGATACAATTTGAACAAACtattgaagaaaataataaactgaAACAAACTGTTGATTATACTGAAAATCAATGTGTTGAtttacaacataaattaaaagaattggaaaacattttattaaaaaaagaagaagacattaaactattaaaagttGATATATCAGATTATTCAGATTCCAAAGAAAACTTACAGAAAGAAATTATTGAAGTACAGcaagttttgaataataaaaatattgagttagaaaataaaattcaactatACAATGAGCAAAGAGAAACAATTGTAAAATTGAACTATGAAAAAGAATGTCttagtgataaaataaaaaaccttgAAGATTCTTTATCTcataatgaatacaaatttaatttatccgaAGGAAAATTATACGATTGTAGTAACACAATTgataatttggaaaaaaaaattaacgagaTGAAAAATGAAAAGTCATTTTTAGAATTAGAATTAAATGAAACTATTACTAAATTATCAAATGCGAACCAAGATCTTGCACTGCAGCTAGAAattaatgaaacaaatttattagaaactcgagaaaaattaattcttgaacaaaatgagttaaaaaaacaaatggaAAAGTCAaatgaacaattaaaaacaatatctattttaaatgttgaaaaagaTAAGTTAGAAGAAGAAACCAATAAACTTCAAAAAtccttaaatttaaatgatgataCTTTAAAATCATTGCAAGAAAAAGTTCTTATTTGTGAAAAACAGTATGAAGAATTACAaacattgaatacaaatttagtATCTGAACTCAGTGAAAACCAAttgaaattaatcaatttacacCAGGAGTCTAAGCAACAACTTGAAGATATGAATTCCAAATACATTGAAGtacaagaaaaattaattcttgaacaaaatgagttaaaaaaacaaatggaAAAGTCAaatgaacaattaaaaacaatatctattttaaatgttgaaaaagaTAAGTTAGAAGAAGAAACAAATAAACTTCAAAAAtccttaaatataaatgatgatACTTTAAAATCATTGCAAGAAAAAGTTCTTATTTGTGAAAAACAGTATGAAGAATTACAaacattgaatacaaatttagtATCTGAACTCAGTGAAAACCAAttgaaattaatcaatttacacCAGGAGTCTAAGCAACAACTTGAAGATATGAATTCCAAATACATTGAAGtacaagaaaaattaattcttgaacaaaatgagttaaaaaaacaaatggaAAAGTCAaatgaacaattaaaaacaatatctattttaaatgttgaaaaagaTAAGTTAGAAGAAGAAACCAATAAACTTCAAAAAtccttaaatttaaatgatgataCTTTAAAATCATTGCAAGAAAAAGTTCTTATTTGTGAAAAACAGTATGAAGAATTACAAACATCGAATACAAATTTAGTATCTGAACTCAGTGAAAACCAAttgaaattaatcaatttacacCAGGAGTCTAAGCAACAACTTGAGGATatgaatatcaaatatattgaagtacaagaaaaatgtaataagaaaCAGATTGAACTTGATGAATACATTACTAAATATAACTGCCTCATGAAAACCATTACTAATTTAACCACAGAAAGAGatgatttgataaataaaactgATGTGCTCGagaatactttattaaataaagatattgATATTACAGCTAACCAAGAAAAATTACTTAAGTATGAAGAAatgaataatagaataataactgAAAAGACTGTAATGGAAGTGGATTTAACTCAGCGTCTTGAAGAAATGGATACAAAATTAGCTGACTTACAAGAAGAGCTACGTATTGtgcatttaagtttaaaaactcAGAAAGAAGAAAATGATCAACATTTAAAGACTATCTTTGTTTTGACTTCAgataaagataatttaataaatgaaacaaaaacaCTTAAAGACTGTTtattagaaaaagaaaaaaatttaacattaaatgatACAAAATTGATTGGGTTTGAAACACAATTGAATGAACTACAAAGTCAAAAAAGTTACTTAGAAGCAGAACTCAATGTTACTAAAGAACAATTAGATAACattcaacaaaaattaatagtgacaaataaaaatttacaagaaGTTGAAAAACAGCATAATAATTTGCAAGAAGAATTGGATATACAGAACAAATGTTCAATTGAACAATTAGAGAAAATCAATTCATTAACGAgcgagaaaaataattttataaatgagaCAAATAAGCTCAAAGAAAACTTAGCTCAAAATGAAATTGATTTAGAGTTaactcaaaataaattacaggattatgataaacaaaataatgaaatagaaaGTCGAAATACATTGTTATTGACAGAATTGAATCAACTGAAATGTCAGTTGAATAACTTGCGTCAAGAATCCACTGAAGAAATCGataagatcaataaaaaaaatttggaagcTCAAGAACAATTTAGCCATAAGCAATCTGAAATGAATGAACAAATTAAACTAAAGAATGACTTAATTAAAGATATCTaccagaaaataaattatttaaaaaatatgaaagttgAATTGGAATCAATACTAAggaaagaaaaacaaaattttgaaacttatttgaattattcatttaacCATATTAAAAACAACCCCAAAGTAGATAATCATCATGATTCTTTAATCGAAGTTATAACTTCTGCAGATACATTTATTGAACAAAATGGTATTCAACTAACTCAAGTTGAAAACTGTGATGAATACTCTATTATTGAAaaggtgaaaaaaatatttgaagcattgaaaatgtttataatcaGTTTAAAATCACAAGGAAATGATCAAGCAATTgattatactaaaaatgaatCTAATGAAACTTATACTGAATTACTTGCTTTAACGAAAAC tcAACAAGCAACCATTAAAGAATTAGAAGCTGGAATTACAACATTAAAATCAGAATGTAATTACAAAATGACAAAAGTGCAACAAAAAACTCAAGAGTATGTAACCTCAGAATATGAAAAGAAGTTTGAAAGAAAGCGAGAACAAAtg aaacaatTTTGTAAAGATTTAGAGGCAAAAATTCATCAAGATTATGAATTTAAACTGTCAAAATACAAAGACAAA aTAACCAAAgatgaaatacatattaaagaacTTGGTCGTCAGCTATGGGAAGttagtgataaatatttaaggtTACAACAAAAAGACAGAAGAGAATCAACTATATCTTTACCACCATTTGAAATGTCAATGATATCTGAAAca acAACTACTCTCCcaaaatataattcttttacATTGCCAAAGTCTAACTCAGTCGGTCAAATCaa atcACTAGTTGAAGAGAGCACTCGTCCTTATGATAATACTAAACGAAATGTGCCTGCAGGAATCGGT AAAAAATTCAGCTTATCGTCTG gtaaaatatttccaaaagaaGAAGATGAGGAAGGTGAAATGTTCAACCACTCGTGTCTTTCAGATCTAAAACAAGGTAAAGTAAGACTCagtgataataaaaaacaacacaaTGAAAGACTGTCAGAACTACAAGCCCGAAACTCGCTTTGCCCACCACATTTAAGAAGCTGTTACGCTGCAGAAACCAATTTCTTGCCAAACACTTCGTTAGTTACAGAAGAAGACATTaag ACAACAGCTAATTTTAGTGATTATGAGACTGAAAACCTTATCCCAAATGATCGTACCAAGAAAAAAGATAGAAATCag